The Chrysemys picta bellii isolate R12L10 chromosome 10, ASM1138683v2, whole genome shotgun sequence genome segment ttccaggtatgttaatggatgggaagacgttctttttcagggatctctgacgagaactggggcacagcactgagtttgttgaggccataaaatggagacaggcacctcttctcttctcccagcaccccagatacctaaaagggtgggactcacatccctcaatgggcttaaaaaagacaatggttacaatgtggccccaaccatttctggtttctgcagactagatgttttagcaaagtttagaattccttggtgctcaacaccgtgaaactcccctttctccttcacaaagggctttaacgccccttatctcacccaggctctcgactgcccaaagttggagaattgtccctgttcccactgcagagcaccccccacgacacacacacagagtcctcctggtggtgggaggggaacagaggaaaggacagaagacttaagagatgaagagaaaggaggaagggatggaggaaaaggtaaaacaaaaagaacaaaccctaatgtccccagtgattctaagggacaaaatcccaggtgaggaataaaattcgaccaccttaagctagtgttttccatgcctagaattcagctggcgccagatgcatcagactgaacaggttccaaacctctcggaggctcttaccttctaaacagggacgtctgttttctagtaaaatcaggaaaaagaaaagagaaaactcaaaagaggttcctcctggcgctcatgtacatgaacctaaatactctctcagtcctcaaagagagacctcgagaaggagacttgctgaagcaaagctacaggggactctgaggtttccctggccctgcgcccctgtcctgcctggctgatgtcagcatctctctgtgagatcaccacctccccagcacctttgaccaataggctgaggtcctgcaaaaggcctttgtgatgtcactgccatacccactcctcccctgcagtgttaatgtcctgccacagggcagacactttggaggtttgagctacacaaagaggagatacttagatctcaaaaattagataagatgtttcagtctgagctaagtaggtgctgcttttaacaattgcaacataataaaatacaaataaaatagactatttcagccattctattatgtcctaatctgatctgagtaaacaggataggacacctcatcttatgcactgctcctagtgacactctccaatagatccccattctccacctgccgggaggtaaatagggcggattgttatccctacttgaaagagggagaagctgaggctgagaaaggagaattgacttgtcttaggtcacacagccagtccgtggcagagttgggaataggacccaagagccctgattttcaaactaaccatcggatcttgaatttcagacattgaatgacctgaataaagtgctctcaagtgagttccagaccagcaagagttcatagtaattattcagcaagtattttaggagaactggaatgttagagaaaataatgaactgcagagacgcagcaaaatttgtcgaacatatgactggttatgactatttacttggtcttaaaagaaaacaacagggacctgagtctcctccctgtcaataaccccctgctcagccaatcagggtagagaccgaggggcgggaggatgagggttctcaccagagagcccaaaggatggcccaggtcaccgctggggatcactgtctgagcactatttcagccccacatttttcggtggacctcccacaatgggagttgtagagcaacccccatgacacacacacacccctcctggtggtgggaggggaacagggaaaggacaaaagaagtaagagatgaaaagaaaggagggagggatagaggaaaaggtaaaagaaaaaggacaaaccttaatgtccccagagattctaagggacaaaatcccaggtggggaataaaatttggccaccttaagctagtgttttccatgcctaaaattcagctggagccagatgcagcagactgaacaggttccaaacctctcggaggctcttaccttctaaacagggacgtcagatttctaatgaaatcaggaaaaagaaaggagaaaactcaaaagaggttcctcctggtgctcacatacacgaacccaaatactctctcagacctcaaagagagatctcgagaggagacttgctgaagcaaagccacaggggtctctgaggtttccttggccctgcgcccctgtcctgcctggctgatgtcagcatccctctgtgaggtcaccacctcccctgcacctttggccaataggccgaggtcctgcaaaaggcctttgtgatgtcactgccacacccacccctcccctgcagtgttaatgtcctgccacagggcagacactttggaggtttgagctactctctggggatcaccccgctcaatgagtgttcattctaggaagcaagccggctagacagtaaaacatcacaagctgctcccaatgctacactcggtttctcagaaatgagtagactttatggccagaagagacagttagagcatctaatctgaccccctgcatatcacaggcctcctgtctatcacaatagctacttttggggcaaacacattccggaaaggcatctagtctttattaatgacatcaagagatggagaatccaccactttccttggtagcttcttcctgtgttcaatcatcctcgctgttgaatatttgtgccttatttgtcataggaatttgtctcttttcaccttccagccattgggtcttgttctgcctttctctgctagactagagagccctttaatccccagtattttctctccattaaggcacatcaacacttcaatgaagtccccttcaatcttcttttgataagctaaacaggttgagctctttcaatagctcactagaaggcatttttctccagccctcagaacatttggtggctctttgctgccccagctccaatttctaggaccatctttttcaaaggaggacaccaacactggaggcagtattccaatagcagtctcactgctgctgtgtcacctccctatcctactcacggctctgctccttcgtctaatgatggctttagccctgttcaccacagcatcacactgggagctcatgttgagtggcttctccactctggcccctaaatccttttcagagtcactgctttcctggatacacgtccccattctggaggtgtggccggcgtgccttgttgccacgcataggaccttgcattgggctctgctcaaacttgttttctttgaatgggtccagctggccgaatgagccagatcgctctgtatcactgccctctccccatcaggaattaccactctgcctgtattttgtcaccccccaatcttatccgcagtgattgtatgttttctcccaattcattgataacaattattttaaaaaattagtccttgagagcttcttcagacccttagtacccaggacctgctccccacatcacagtgagaaatgctgtccagccctgctggtacataggggataagcacagaacaaacgtacctttaggagctgtgttgtccataggctctgaacaacatgtgggggtcagcagattacaaacgcacgacagacctgtagtgtagacaggtcccaactgtgtctcggtttcccaccctgtaaaatggggagaacaaacaaaaccttgattagctccatttgatagctggggaaaccgaggcacccagcggtgcagagactcgctcatggtcccaaagccaggaatagaaaacagtagatctgatagccaggcctgggacctaaccctggttttcctggccttgctgctctaagtttagtcacagcctccatgtcttttcccccgtgtcccttaaccccacgtcactgcagaagagagattttctggtagccagctggctctcctgcatgtggatgtcattccaaaagacatgctctggctcagtcccatgctatggttggctgaaggaaccacttggtcacattctaggccctgagttatacaggaggggcgactagatgcacataatggtcctttctgacctgaacctctatcaatcgctacattttctgctgctaggaagagaactctggacctattttctctcattcactttcagtcggaataatttcaatccaggccaaaggatttcctcttccattgtgtcttcagcacctttgcgagcaaccagttactgttacccacaggtttccagtttcaacctgtcccagggtgagatggccaggaaaggggttggagctcaactgcacctggcccaggtgatgcagctccctagggtgaagggaataagtgtgggggtcacgtgacaagacgcagcctgtgattaggacccaggcctgcagagagatagaagggcagcctgtgctcagccaggagagagaccccaagggaagcaggcatgggaggggcttggagagtcctttaaaggtcagggacaagctgggaaggggccaggttgagcactaaggaccaggccctaggagggaaagacagggcagtttaggagatggggcagatagtccagttggttttggctcccaggaccagacacccagaggtgaaggtgattgtcggggcttctgtccttcttccccagtgtagatttgatagtggagaagactgatgccgtaagggggaagtgagttaccccaaggtcacccagtgagtttatatcacgaatgcatactcggaaggatccaatagaaacatggattttccagtctcttctttctaggagtccccagggctaaggtaaaacccctgctgcccctccccattctgctcacctccaagatgtgctggagtttgtctgtgctggggggtgctgtcagcaggatcgagagctcgtcatccatgttctcggcgcaggccttgctcagagcctgccagcggagggagaccaggggtcaggagcctgcattagcacccgtgtgccattgatcaggagctggctgaggtaagtgccgcctggctggagctcgcacccagaaaccctgccccaggttggaaccccctcccacacccaaattccctcccagacctcacacccggcaccccaaccccctgccccaggtcggaatcccctcctgtaccctaatccctcccagaccccacacccccacccgtagggttaccatacgtccggattttcccggacatgtccggcttttgggggctcaaatccccgtccggggggaaatccccaaaagccgggcatgtccgggaaaatcgggaggtcagccggcccgcggggagccggtcagccgggccggcggggagccgggccggcggggagccgggtcggccgggcccgcggggagccgggcccgcggggagccgggtcggccgggccggcggggagccgggccggcggggagccgggtcggccgggcccgcggggagctgggtcggccgggcccgcggggagccgggcccgcggggagccgggtcggccgggcccgcggggagccgggccggcggggagccgggtccgccgggccggcggggagccgggttagccgggcccgcggggagccgggtcagccgggcccgcggggagccggtcagctgggccggcggggagccgggcccgcggggggccgggagccgggggggtgcgccgggccgccgggggccggcagtgctgggcgggccgggggtggtcggccggggccggcaccccagggcccgagctgacccaggctggaaacgccggggggccagcctgggccgcgcctcctcccctcacaccccccttacctgcttcaggcttcccgcgaatcaaatattcgcgggaagcaggggagggggcggggttgggcggggctgggggcggggctgggggcggggccgtggagtgtcctccatttggaggcacaaaatatggtaaccctagtgtctccccccccccccccgcttaaccccggctctcaccccccaccaccgatttttgcccttcagcccctcttctgccgctagctacagtagcttgaaccccccaggccaataaaattctgccccctgctcagacccttacagccccccgctgcgatttgccccccttaatccttttaaacccccccaaagaggaggcagcaaagcGTAAGTAGAAGTAAGGgtagagagagggcagtggctacaacgaaggttactgagcatgctcagttcgactgagcatgctcagtacacccaaggTAGCGAAACGGGAGCGAGACCCTCCAGGGAGGGTTAGGGTCTCCTGCCCTGACCTGAAGGAGTGGGGCCCCCACACCTCACTCCCTCAGGCAGGTAGGTTTGTGGGGCTTGGATAGGGTGACcggatagcaaatgtgaaaaatcaggacggggttgtggaggtaataggagcctatataagagaaagaccccaaaatcgggactgtccctagaaaattgggacatctggtcatgctAGGCTTGGAGCGGAGGCAAGGCTGCAGCAGTGTGAGGGGTGTTCAGAGCGTAGGACCCCCACATCCTGAGCTAGCAGAGAGCTCACgggcaggggcaggacagtcaTTCCACTCCCCTGCAGAGAGGGCGAGCTCCTTGAGGTGTCCATGTGCTAAGGCAGCCTGTCAATTTCAGCAGCTCAGCTCATCACTTGCTGATTGTGGTGGTATTGTTTGTGTCAAACCAATGGGGTCAGATTCTGTAAACAAAGTCCCTTCTGCAAAGACAGAGGGTGATCACCTCACTGGTTGCCCCCTCTAATGCAGATACATGAATTGCATATTTCAAGGAGGTCAAGGACAAATGTATGAATAATATGGGACAAAACATATTTCAGACATACCATCTCACAGTATTTCATTTATGGTTCCAGATCACACCTTGGCATCACACTCTATGTGGCTCTGCATGGTTACTGCTTAGAACCAAATTTTAAACTCATGAGCCCAGATTAGGCACCAACTAaggacagggctttggagctgtgttcTGGCTCTACTCCAGCTCcaagcaaaaacctgcagctccactgctctggagctgctccacgctccagttccgggctccgctccaaagccctgtcaaATGGTCATTATATAGAGGATCCATCTACAAACACGGAAAATTTCTTTTGACCCTATAGCAGCTTTTGTGGAAAATAATCAGAATTCATCTTCCACCATGAAATCTAAACCCATTTTCACTGAAGATTGTAGGGACACAGAATGGCAGCTTTTATGACTGCAGGTGGCGCACCTACTCCTTGTTCATACAGCAGTTCAGCCATGATGTAGCTGCACTTTAGGTACTCCAGACTCAGCACTCTGTCATATCCTTTTACTATCATTTATATTACATTAACTCCCTGTATGTGTTCAGGCATACAGAAGGAAACCaaccctgccccaaagcactAACAGTTTTGAAAACGATGAAGGATGGGAGAAAGATACAATGTACCAGGCAAGTCGTCAGGGTGAAGATTGGTCAGACCCTATGACtttcatttgatttatttttaaatatatacatctcCTCTATTAATCATTATTAGTTGGCTTATTTGTAAACTTAAAGGCAAGTATGAGAGATTTGTAGGTGAGGGAGAGTTATGAATGAATGTGAGCCTTACAAAGCAGCtcagggtggattttttttgtgtgtgtgtaatttgctagatttaaaaaaaaaaaaaacctgaaaaaactAATTCCATCACATAGAGTTATATTGACATCCATGTGGTTCATCAACAGGGCTGGAAGCTTTAGATCCATCATACCAACTATTGACTCTTGAGCTAACGGAATAACTAACAGCAGTGGTAGGCCATCATTCTCTACCTGAGCCATCACTAGAGAAGGATGACACAGTCTCCATTGAGTTTCatggatatttgctgacagcagaggaatgtgaGACAGTGGAATACTCGGTTCAGttccaggctctggagaggaGCATGCGCTAATAAGAACGCTCTTTTCTCCCCTGTTGCCAGCAACTGTGACCCCTTTTGCCCAGTCCCTTTGAACCTGTCCCAGTCTTGTCCCTTCCTCATCCCAGTCTTTCCCGTCTCCAGGGGCTTCTTGCCCCTCTTCCAGACCCATTTCCCAGCCAGTTCTAGTCTCCCCTCAATGCTTCTCCCCAGCCCTCCTCTTTTACACACCGATCCTCTCCTCTCCTTGTCTAGCCAGTCCCCATTCCCCAcaactcctcctcttcttcctgcaCCGTCTCTTCTCCTACTAGTGCTCAGGCAACCCTGTTCCATGGCCttcagctgcttccccaatctgAGTTGTTCAGCCCCTGTTTCACCCCCACCTCCCACTCTCTTTATCCAGGCAGTTCCATTTTTTGTgcccctggctccttgtcccatctACCCCACCATCAACCCAATACTAACTCTTGTCCTCTCTCTCCTTCAGCTGAGgtagcttcctcctccacactgtcTGAATGTCCATAAGGAATATGGAGGAGAAACAGTCCAGCAGTTGTCAATTCCTGTATTCATCTTATAGCAGCCAGAAGCAGCAATTTCAAATAAAGTCCTAGTCAGTGGCCTGGGTTGGAGTATGCTCAGTGCAGACAAACTGTTCTGAAAATTTTAACAGTAAAACTTCAATAAGTCACTACTGAGCCTGTTCAAACAGATTTTTAgaaggtttataacttggccagatCTTTGCAGGGAGTGCCAAAGACACATCCCTGAAACCAGGGCAAGCCCCCATCTGAATTTTAAGTCTTTGTTCCAAATCTTGGAGAAGCCGGAGCTTCCgaaaataaataaagcaacaaCTTGCAACCTATTCATTAAGAGATGTATAACAGCATATTTTTCCCTACTTTCATTCCCAGAAACTGCTGATCtattttggtttgtttatttttgctgAAACTCAAAAACATTTCAGCCTAAAGCAGACACACCATATGGGTTTGAGCCTGAACAGTTTAaatctggcaaaattataagtGATTTGAAAACTGTCTTAGTGTTTGACAACCTTAACAAACTTCAGTACCTGCCCCACCTATAGAATATACATAAGAGCAATATGAAAGCATAAATGGAAGGGCAGTTACTATCTAATTTTTATTAAGTGGCCTCTTCAGTCTCAGAAGTGGGTATGCcagcaggagaaagaaaaaacaatcatagaatatcagggttggaagggacctcaggaggtcatctagtccaaccccctgctcaagccaggaccaatccccagacagatttttttttttttgctacagatccctaaatgggcccccctcatggattgaactcataaccctgggtttagcaggcccatgcgcaaaccactgagctatccctcccccctggtcCTTTTAAGGAGTACATGCCTCCTGCTGTGTGCATTCAGCCCCCTCGGGTTGTCTTTAGAAGGAGGCTCTGGGTTGATTTGCTACACTCTTGTGTTTCACCAAAGCATATTGGCTCCACAGCACTTCATAGAAGGGTTTATAATCCCTCCCTCTAGTCCTGGAGcacagttcttcttcaagtgcttgctcatatcgattccaattaggtgtgtgtgcgcacaccgCATGCACAGTCgccggaaggtttttcccctagcaacacccgtcgggtcggctgtggagccccctggagtcgtGCCTTCATGGTGCGCATATAGGGCCctgcctccagttccttcttaccgccagtgacggtcGTTGGAGCGTTTTGTCTTCCGTCTTCACAAGCGATCCTCTAGCATAGTCTCTCTGTAAATAGTTAAAagacaagttttttaaaaagttgttttatAGTTAGTTTAGTTATCTGAACTGGGGATACTGGGGGGTGTTCTCCTCCACCCACTCCCTGTTTCCACTTCCCTCTCCCGGGCCTGGGGCATGCCTTGGACGCAGTGGTTTGAAGAACCGGATGGGCAGGAGGGACCCTCCCTGGTTGGGGGTTCCTCATCCtcaccagatgaggcagtggcaggaACATCCTCAGGGCCTCCCCTTCACGACAGCAGAACTCTTGAGGCGGGTCGCTCAGAACCTCGAAATACAGATGGAAGAGGTCACCAAGGTGTCAGACCCAATGGTGGACATTTTATCCCCGGCAGGGCCTATCAGGGTGGCTCTTCCCCTGATTAAAACTATTCAGGAGAACACAAAGACCCTCTGGCAAACACCGGTCTCTCTGGCCCCTGTAACTAAAGGGGTTgaaaggaagtactttgtgccctCCAAGGGCTATGAATATTTTTtcacccactcccctccagacTCTTTGGTGGTTGCAGCTGTCAATGAGAGGGAGAGGCAAGGGCAGCAAGGGCCTACCCCTTGAGCTAAGGACATAAAGAAGCTGGACCTCTTCGGGACGAAGATATACTCCATGGGAGGGCTCCAGCTTTGGATTGCAAACCAGCAGGCAATCCACCTTCAATGCATTGGGCCTCCTCCTAAACACTCTGAAGTCAGTGCTCACCCCTACTCAAAGAATAGAGGTCATAGGGTTGTGCTAGACTCAAGACAGGCCAGAACGTTCATGCCTAAATCCTGCTTCCAGGCCATTCACAACGTCATACAGAACCTCAGATGATTACCTATAACCACGGTAAGAAGTTGCTTGAAACTCCTAGgacacatggcatcttgcatgtatGTCGTGCAACACATGAGGCTCAGACTCAGAGCTCTCCAGGTGTATCGACTGAGCAGGCACAGCCTAGACAAGGTACTTACCCTTCCACTGCGGGTTCTCGAGTCTCTTCAGTGGTGGCTCGACCCGCACTTGGTGTGTGCAGGAGTCGCCTTTTCCAATCCCCACCCCTTGCTATGTCTGACCACCGATGCCTCAGCCCTGGGGTGGAGAGCGGACCTCGGAGAGCACAGAACTCGTGGTCTCTGGAGGAACTGCTGCTTCCCATCAATGTCAGGTTCCTCAGAGTATTCCGGTCTGGCATGTCAGACCTTTCGGCCTCTCCTGGAGGGCAAATGCATATCAGTCTTGACAGACAATACAACAGCAATGTTTTTTTATCAACAGACAGGGGGAGCATGTCATTCCTCCCCGTGTCAGGAAGCCCTCAAGctctgggagttctgcatagGACGCTTCCAAGAGTATCAAGTGTGCTATTTCCCCATGTCTCAGAACAAGCTGGCAGACTATCTCAGCAAGTCTTTTCACAATCACGAGTGGTGTATTTGCCTGGATGTAATAAGCAATATCTTCCAATGGTGGGCAACAGGAAGTGCCTGCAATTCCGCTTCTTCTTGAACCACAGCCTGGGCTCACTGGCAGACTTGTTTCTTCTTCCACGGAAGGACTACCTCTTCTATGCGTTCCCTCCTATTCCGCTAgttcacaaggtcctcctcaagatcTGGAATGTCGTAACCTCGATGATCCTGAGGGGCACCAGCCTGGCCATGTCAGCATTGGTACACCATGCTACTGCAGCTTTCAGTGGATACTCCAATCACTCTGCCGTTCGTTCCTGACCTCATCACTCAACATCACGGTTGTCTCCAGCATCCCAATCTCAAATCTCACCACCTCATGGCTTGGAAGTTGCATACTTAAACCTACTAGAGCAGGGTTTTTCAAACaggtcgccacttgtgtagggaaagcccctggcaggccgggactgtttgtttacctgccccatccgccggtccggccaatcgcggctcccactggccgtggatcgctgctccgggccaatgggagctgctggaagtggcgcaggctgagggactttactggccgccgcttccagcaactcccattggcccagaacAGCgatccacggccagtgggagccgcgatcggccggacctgcggacgaggcaggtaaacaaaccggcctggcccgccaggggctttccctacacaagcggcgacccctgtttgagaaaccctgtacTAGAGCTCACATGCTCAGACCCCATTAGGGAGGTCCTTTTGGGTAGCAGAAAACCACTGAACAGAGTtacttacctggccaagtggaaaagaTTCGTGATTTGGTGCTCGCAGAGGCATATCCCTCCAACACAATTGTTGGTTCCCATTATCTTGGACTACCTGCTAAAGTTGAAACAGCAGGACTTGTCTCACTCCTCAATATAGGTTCACCTGGCCACCATCTCGGCTTTTCACACGGGAGAACATAGTCGCTCCATCTTCACTAATCAGATGGTGCGACGGTTCCTCAAAGGGTTGGACAGGCTGTATCCTCAAATCCGACAGCCCACCCCAGcttgggaccttaacctggtacTCTTGAGGCTGATGGGGCCACCGTTCAAGCCCCTAACAACATGCttactactctctctctcttataaaGTGGCTTTCTTGGTCACAATAACATCAGCCAGGAAGGTGTCCGAGCTCAAGGCATTCAGATCTGACTCTTCCTATACCACTTtttataaggacaaggtgcagctgaAATCTCACCCAGCATTCCTCCTGAAGGTGGCCTCAAATTTTCACACGAACCAAGACATATTCCTTCCAGTCTTTTTCCCGAAGCCTCACGCCAATAGCCATGAGCATAGGCTCCACTCCCTGGACGTGCGGCATGCACTGGCCTTTTATATTGAATGAATTAAGCCACTCCGCAAGTCAA includes the following:
- the LOC103307299 gene encoding uncharacterized protein LOC103307299 isoform X2, which translates into the protein MELQKSPLQNLGNNIMPRIIAKILGSKNTDLKRDYARGSLVKTEDKTLQRPSLAALSKACAENMDDELSILLTAPPSTDKLQHILEGGKPRHSWDLSTLQVCRAFVIC